One genomic segment of Sphingorhabdus sp. M41 includes these proteins:
- a CDS encoding DNA polymerase III subunit chi: MRVDFYHLTRDPAVKLVPMLASKSLDVGKRLLLLSQDEGRRSALSDALWSTDPASFLAHDLAGSEGQAEQPILISDQCEALNGAQYIILSDGSWREEALNFERAFFLFTADQIDHARTVWRDLANREAVTPRYWKQDGGRWVEGP, encoded by the coding sequence GTGCGGGTTGATTTCTATCATCTGACCCGCGATCCGGCGGTCAAGCTGGTGCCGATGCTGGCCAGCAAATCGCTGGATGTTGGAAAAAGGCTGTTGCTGCTGTCGCAGGACGAAGGCCGCCGTTCCGCGCTCAGCGATGCTTTGTGGAGCACTGATCCGGCCAGCTTTCTGGCTCATGATCTTGCTGGATCCGAGGGGCAGGCGGAGCAGCCGATCCTGATCTCCGATCAGTGCGAGGCGCTGAACGGTGCGCAATATATCATCCTGTCCGATGGCTCGTGGCGGGAAGAGGCGCTGAATTTCGAGCGCGCCTTCTTCCTGTTTACCGCCGACCAGATCGACCATGCGCGCACTGTTTGGCGGGATTTGGCTAACCGGGAAGCTGTCACCCCGCGCTACTGGAAGCAGGATGGCGGTCGTTGGGTAGAAGGCCCCTGA
- the ndk gene encoding nucleoside-diphosphate kinase, producing the protein MAVTRTFSIIKPDATRRNITGAVIKMLEEAGLRVVASKRIHMTREQAEGFYAVHKERPFFGELVDFMISGPCVVQVLEGENAMQANRDIMGATNPADAAPGTIRKELAESLEANTVHGSDSEENAAIEIAYFFNEDEIVG; encoded by the coding sequence ATGGCCGTGACACGGACATTCTCGATCATTAAACCCGACGCAACCCGCCGCAACATCACTGGTGCTGTCATCAAAATGCTGGAAGAAGCAGGACTGCGCGTCGTCGCTTCCAAGCGCATCCACATGACCCGTGAACAGGCCGAAGGCTTTTATGCGGTACACAAGGAACGTCCGTTTTTTGGCGAACTGGTTGATTTCATGATCAGCGGCCCTTGCGTCGTCCAGGTGCTGGAAGGCGAAAATGCGATGCAGGCCAACCGCGACATCATGGGCGCGACCAACCCTGCCGACGCGGCTCCCGGCACGATCCGCAAGGAACTGGCTGAAAGCCTCGAAGCCAACACCGTTCACGGTTCTGACAGCGAAGAAAATGCAGCGATCGAAATCGCCTATTTCTTCAATGAAGACGAAATCGTCGGCTAG
- a CDS encoding FadR/GntR family transcriptional regulator has protein sequence MVKKTRQRGQLVQATAETLRQRVFANEPGAQIGSLRELAEVFNVGIVTIQQVARILEHEGLLEVRRGPGGGYFGRRPDIDTLESILAAYMRSQPASWEEALDMTSLLFNELCAAAASVDIPGELREEMLALGREIDDCDPQSELSLFEEKFQNMLFRMVNRPLFELLTRVTLHFSLSNPPEVSAQGLISPELWRAGRQRIIAAILAGDVPLARFEADRSNRQIIMRSMGQAAAV, from the coding sequence ATGGTTAAAAAGACACGACAGCGCGGGCAGCTGGTTCAGGCCACGGCCGAAACATTGCGGCAACGCGTCTTCGCCAACGAGCCAGGCGCGCAGATTGGATCTCTTCGCGAGCTTGCCGAGGTTTTCAATGTAGGCATCGTCACGATTCAGCAGGTTGCTCGAATTCTGGAGCATGAAGGCTTGCTTGAAGTTCGCCGGGGACCGGGTGGCGGCTATTTCGGTCGCCGACCCGATATCGATACGCTTGAGAGCATTTTAGCGGCATATATGCGAAGCCAGCCCGCGTCCTGGGAAGAGGCCCTCGATATGACCTCGTTGCTTTTTAACGAGCTATGCGCCGCCGCCGCCAGTGTCGATATTCCGGGGGAGCTACGAGAGGAGATGCTTGCACTTGGAAGGGAGATTGATGATTGCGATCCGCAATCCGAACTGAGCCTATTCGAAGAGAAATTTCAGAACATGCTCTTTCGGATGGTCAATCGTCCGCTGTTCGAACTTCTCACACGAGTCACATTGCACTTTTCACTATCAAATCCACCGGAGGTCTCTGCTCAAGGCCTCATTTCACCCGAGCTATGGCGCGCTGGCCGCCAACGCATCATCGCTGCCATATTAGCCGGTGACGTGCCGCTAGCCCGCTTCGAGGCCGACCGCTCGAATCGTCAAATCATCATGAGATCCATGGGCCAGGCCGCAGCTGTTTAG
- a CDS encoding SDR family NAD(P)-dependent oxidoreductase: protein MEIRINMDGKVALVTGAASGLGRATAIKLASAGAKLCLVDVDETGLAETSAIIGDSGGVAIVQVADLTDPVACSAPVDHAADTFGRFDALCNVAGLIYMAKTPDMPVEQLQRTIAVNLTAPFLLSQSAIPHLLKTEGAIVNVASSAAFLGEAYAAAYCASKSGLVGMTKAMAMEYAKQPIRINAVAPGGMMTNIATNMKFPDDADVELIRRYTGLRGLVEVDDVADMVCLLASDAGRGYHGACINIDAGITAG from the coding sequence ATGGAAATCAGGATCAACATGGATGGCAAGGTTGCATTGGTGACGGGGGCTGCTTCTGGTCTTGGCCGCGCCACCGCAATCAAGCTTGCGTCGGCCGGTGCGAAGCTTTGCCTTGTCGATGTTGACGAGACGGGGCTTGCAGAGACTTCCGCTATCATTGGTGACAGTGGCGGGGTCGCGATAGTGCAAGTTGCCGACTTGACTGATCCGGTAGCGTGCAGCGCGCCGGTCGATCATGCAGCAGATACATTTGGGCGATTTGATGCGCTGTGTAATGTGGCGGGGCTCATCTATATGGCCAAAACGCCCGATATGCCGGTCGAACAACTCCAGCGCACCATTGCGGTCAACTTGACCGCGCCGTTTCTGCTTTCCCAATCGGCAATCCCCCATTTGCTCAAGACAGAGGGAGCCATCGTCAATGTCGCTTCTTCGGCAGCCTTTCTGGGCGAGGCTTATGCAGCGGCTTATTGCGCCAGCAAGTCCGGGCTGGTGGGCATGACCAAGGCGATGGCGATGGAATATGCCAAGCAGCCGATCCGTATCAACGCCGTCGCGCCTGGTGGCATGATGACCAATATCGCGACGAACATGAAATTTCCGGATGATGCCGATGTGGAACTGATCCGGCGCTATACAGGATTGCGGGGGCTGGTCGAGGTGGACGATGTTGCCGACATGGTGTGCCTGCTCGCCAGCGATGCCGGGCGCGGTTACCACGGTGCGTGCATAAATATCGACGCAGGCATCACGGCGGGATGA
- a CDS encoding SDR family oxidoreductase, whose translation MAFELDQFRLDNKVAIVTGAGGRGNSIGRAYALGLANAGASVVVADLNEDGALAVAEEVIAAGGKALGVKVDVADEASTLAMGAAAIEKFGGVDILVNNAALMVDVSYDNCETVSMDAWNKAFAVNLNGALLCARACIPSMRERGGGRIINQTSGGAFPATGLYGISKIALVGLTTTLAKQFGKEGITCNAIAPGNVTSDAGKMLVPDDSPFIQHLQATVATKPRGEPDELVGALMLLCSKAGEWITGQTIHVDGGWIMRP comes from the coding sequence ATGGCATTTGAACTTGATCAATTTCGGCTCGACAACAAGGTGGCAATTGTCACCGGCGCTGGTGGCCGTGGCAATTCTATCGGCCGGGCATATGCCCTGGGCCTGGCCAATGCCGGGGCTTCCGTTGTGGTGGCCGATCTCAATGAAGATGGGGCACTGGCGGTCGCGGAGGAAGTTATTGCGGCTGGGGGCAAGGCACTGGGCGTCAAAGTCGATGTTGCAGACGAGGCGTCAACTCTGGCGATGGGGGCAGCGGCGATCGAGAAATTCGGCGGCGTCGATATATTGGTGAATAATGCCGCGCTGATGGTCGATGTCAGCTATGACAATTGTGAAACCGTCAGCATGGATGCTTGGAACAAGGCCTTTGCAGTCAATCTCAATGGCGCCCTGCTTTGCGCACGCGCTTGCATTCCTTCGATGCGCGAGCGTGGTGGTGGCCGCATTATCAATCAGACCAGCGGTGGCGCCTTTCCGGCAACCGGTCTTTACGGCATTTCAAAAATCGCTCTGGTGGGTTTGACGACCACGCTTGCCAAGCAATTTGGCAAAGAGGGTATTACCTGCAATGCGATCGCACCGGGCAATGTGACTTCTGATGCGGGAAAGATGCTGGTCCCCGATGACTCTCCCTTCATACAGCACCTGCAGGCGACCGTTGCCACCAAGCCCCGCGGCGAACCGGATGAACTTGTCGGCGCACTGATGCTGCTATGCTCCAAGGCCGGAGAGTGGATCACGGGTCAGACCATTCATGTTGATGGCGGCTGGATCATGCGGCCATAA
- a CDS encoding enoyl-CoA hydratase/isomerase family protein: MQLSDYETKYSTIRFERDKGVLIMTMHSRGGPPMWGMSLNSLHAELPNAFLDVARDTENKVVILTGEGDSFLTKFDAEEMFHEGSQAEMWPRIYEEGVGLLNNLLAIPVPVIGAVNGPAHIHAELLILSDIVLAAEHAEFADLAHVPGRTVPGDGVHVIWPMLLGPNRGRYFLLTGERIGAAEAKQLGVVGEVLPAAELLTRARELGSQLAQLPTPVLRYTRQVLVHDLRCRMMNGLAGGLAHEALGSLTAAAAKG, translated from the coding sequence ATGCAACTTAGCGATTACGAAACAAAATATAGCACAATCCGGTTTGAGCGGGACAAGGGTGTTCTGATCATGACCATGCACAGTCGTGGTGGGCCGCCGATGTGGGGCATGTCCCTCAACAGCCTGCACGCCGAACTCCCAAATGCCTTTCTTGACGTGGCGCGCGACACGGAAAACAAGGTCGTGATCCTGACAGGGGAGGGTGACAGTTTTCTGACCAAATTTGATGCGGAGGAAATGTTCCACGAAGGCAGTCAGGCTGAAATGTGGCCGCGCATTTATGAAGAAGGCGTCGGGCTGCTGAACAACCTGCTGGCGATTCCGGTGCCTGTAATCGGTGCAGTTAACGGGCCCGCCCATATTCATGCCGAACTGCTGATATTGTCGGATATCGTGCTCGCAGCCGAACATGCCGAATTTGCGGATCTGGCTCACGTCCCGGGTCGAACCGTGCCGGGCGATGGCGTGCATGTGATCTGGCCGATGTTGCTCGGCCCCAATCGCGGACGCTATTTCCTTTTGACCGGCGAACGCATCGGTGCGGCCGAAGCCAAGCAACTTGGGGTCGTGGGCGAAGTGCTGCCTGCCGCCGAATTGCTGACCCGCGCCAGGGAGCTCGGATCGCAACTGGCGCAATTGCCGACCCCTGTTCTGCGTTACACGCGTCAGGTTCTGGTGCACGATCTACGCTGCCGGATGATGAACGGTCTGGCCGGTGGCCTTGCCCATGAAGCACTCGGCTCGCTCACAGCGGCAGCGGCCAAAGGCTGA
- a CDS encoding nuclear transport factor 2 family protein encodes MYTLEQLSAREEIRDILHRYCKGIDRRDWPLVRSCFADDHVHKHAEYEGPPDEFIGFASQTLENIPGTHHSISNVHIDLSDDGNSATTEANFVAYHYIEAGNPDFAPCETRGKATDWIVAGRYCDRLERRNGSWIIVKREAFHDWERSAEASSSAVTVGHHVGGNSLG; translated from the coding sequence ATGTACACATTGGAGCAGCTGTCGGCACGCGAAGAGATTCGCGATATCCTGCATCGTTATTGCAAGGGGATTGATCGCCGCGACTGGCCGCTGGTCCGCTCCTGTTTTGCCGATGATCATGTCCACAAGCATGCCGAATATGAGGGACCGCCGGACGAGTTCATCGGCTTTGCCAGCCAGACGCTGGAAAATATCCCTGGCACCCACCACTCCATCTCCAATGTACACATCGACCTGTCGGACGACGGCAACAGCGCCACCACCGAGGCCAATTTTGTCGCCTATCATTATATTGAAGCGGGCAATCCCGACTTCGCTCCGTGCGAAACCCGTGGCAAGGCAACGGACTGGATCGTTGCCGGTCGCTATTGTGACAGACTTGAACGGCGCAATGGCAGCTGGATCATCGTCAAGCGGGAAGCCTTCCACGACTGGGAACGATCAGCGGAGGCGAGTAGTTCAGCAGTGACGGTGGGGCATCATGTTGGTGGTAATTCGCTAGGGTAA
- a CDS encoding SDR family oxidoreductase has translation MGRLQGKVAIITGAAKGLGEADARMFAREGATVILTDMDEENGQRVAGDIGDAAEFQIQDVRDEQGWEDLVADVVSRHGKLDILVNNAGVVEPGTIETQTAEEYRFVMAVSADGAFFGCKYAVPAMKASGGGTIINMCSIASIIGEPIVVAYAMAKGAIESLTRSVAVHCANNKYNIRCNSVHPAGILTPMVEAIGPKVMGRDDLRPSSEGPAPSALGEPDDIANTILFLASDESKFINGAAIRVDNAKSVMEGVVP, from the coding sequence ATGGGCAGACTGCAAGGCAAAGTGGCAATAATAACAGGCGCGGCCAAGGGACTGGGCGAAGCTGATGCCCGGATGTTTGCGCGCGAGGGCGCGACCGTCATCCTCACCGACATGGACGAAGAAAATGGTCAGCGGGTTGCCGGAGACATTGGTGATGCGGCTGAATTCCAGATTCAGGATGTCCGCGATGAACAGGGCTGGGAGGACTTGGTTGCCGATGTCGTTTCTCGCCATGGCAAGCTCGACATATTGGTCAATAATGCCGGTGTGGTCGAACCGGGAACGATCGAGACGCAAACGGCCGAGGAATATCGCTTCGTCATGGCGGTGAGTGCCGATGGCGCCTTTTTTGGCTGTAAATATGCGGTGCCCGCGATGAAAGCCTCTGGTGGAGGGACGATCATCAACATGTGCTCGATCGCTTCGATCATCGGTGAGCCGATCGTCGTCGCTTATGCGATGGCCAAGGGTGCAATCGAGAGTCTGACCCGCAGTGTCGCGGTCCATTGCGCGAACAACAAATATAATATTCGCTGCAACAGCGTCCACCCTGCTGGGATATTAACGCCAATGGTCGAGGCCATCGGTCCCAAGGTCATGGGCCGCGACGATCTCCGCCCTTCCAGCGAAGGGCCAGCACCAAGCGCGCTGGGCGAACCGGATGATATCGCCAATACCATATTGTTTCTGGCATCGGACGAAAGCAAGTTCATCAATGGCGCCGCCATCAGGGTCGATAATGCGAAATCAGTGATGGAGGGTGTGGTGCCCTGA
- the putA gene encoding bifunctional proline dehydrogenase/L-glutamate gamma-semialdehyde dehydrogenase PutA, which yields MNTLMDYREKIRTHHRSDENEILEHLISNFGPDEQTRERIQERAIQVVRDVRSASGPTLTESFLGEYGLSTDEGLALMTLAEALLRVPDNQTIDALIEDKIGPSNWRDHIGQSESSLVNASTYALEMTRSVINKPESRGPLDALRGAIKRLGEPVIRVAVRQAMKELGNQFVLGEDMKLALKRAEKWKAKGATYSYDMLGEAAITQEGADEYFAAYADAIKEIAKVAISDDLRENPGLSIKLSALYPRYEMSQQAKAVPDLAERVGELARAARDANVGLNIDAEEAYRLGISLDMIEMVLSDPRLAGWDGFGVVVQAFGKRASFVLDWLYSLATQLDRKIMVRLVKGAYWDSEIKRAQMDGVPDFPVFTTKSATDISYICCASQLLKMTDRIYPQFATHNAHSVAAILEMAGNQQDFEFQRLHGMGETLHDALLRNEKVRSRIYAPVGKHRELLAYLVRRLLENGANSSFVNQLANHTVAAEMIATDPFETLKADQQSSRSKIIKPGDLYQPDRVNSRGWDLANRTDMNEYVGERAPFAEKLWRSSAITVRPVTSGTTHKIFNPARVDIQVGEVIEADENQALQAIEDARVWDAPVAERAAILCRAADLYEHHHGEIFALLAREAGKTQFDTIAELREAVDFLRYYAKEAEKHPESKPRGIISCISPWNFPLAIFTGQVAAALAAGNAVLAKPADQTPLIAALATNLLHEAGVPVASLQLLPGAGATVGATISGDARINGVCFTGSTATAQTINRNIAENGQADSLLIAETGGLNCMIVDSTALPEQSVRDIITSAFQSAGQRCSALRVLYLQEDVAEPFLNMLYGAMDATEMGNPWWLSTDIGPVIDQDAQDKISAHIARAEKDGRLLKQLDCPDEGYFVGPAVIRIDGIDDLAEEIFGPVLHVATFKNDELDKIIDDINSRGYGLTFGLQTRIERRIDKLTSALKVGNIYVNRNQVGAVVGSQPFGGEGLSGTGPKAGGPHYLPRFHAGSRPVSILTHGEELNLERIQTALDDLPPVDTRPRSSEIMPGPTGESNELLTYARGTILCLGPTREDAARQAETAHRQGCVALICVPGATGEHTLDGFVPREILSALTGMDAVVCWSEIEDIRAIRKALAMRDGPLIPIITEESFGHQCLVERHVCIDTTAAGGNVSLLT from the coding sequence ATGAATACTCTGATGGACTACCGGGAAAAGATTCGCACGCATCACCGCAGTGATGAAAATGAAATTCTGGAACATCTGATCTCGAATTTCGGCCCGGATGAGCAGACACGCGAGCGGATTCAGGAGCGGGCGATTCAGGTTGTCCGGGATGTGCGGAGCGCTTCCGGGCCGACATTGACCGAGAGTTTTCTGGGCGAATATGGTCTTTCCACCGACGAAGGGCTGGCGTTGATGACGCTGGCCGAGGCGCTGTTGCGCGTACCGGACAATCAGACGATTGATGCACTGATCGAGGACAAGATCGGACCGTCCAACTGGCGCGACCATATCGGCCAGTCGGAAAGTTCGCTGGTCAATGCATCGACCTATGCGCTGGAGATGACGCGCAGCGTGATCAACAAGCCGGAAAGCCGCGGCCCGCTCGACGCTTTGCGGGGCGCCATAAAGCGGCTGGGCGAGCCAGTGATCCGGGTGGCGGTGCGTCAGGCGATGAAGGAACTGGGCAATCAATTCGTGCTCGGGGAAGATATGAAGCTGGCGCTGAAGCGAGCGGAGAAGTGGAAAGCCAAGGGCGCGACTTACTCCTATGATATGCTGGGAGAGGCCGCGATTACCCAGGAAGGCGCGGACGAATATTTCGCCGCTTATGCCGATGCGATCAAGGAAATCGCCAAGGTCGCTATTTCCGATGACTTGCGGGAAAACCCGGGTCTCTCGATCAAATTGTCAGCGCTCTATCCACGCTACGAGATGAGCCAGCAGGCAAAGGCGGTTCCCGATCTCGCCGAACGCGTCGGCGAACTGGCGCGCGCCGCGCGAGACGCCAATGTCGGGCTTAATATCGATGCTGAAGAAGCCTACCGCCTGGGCATATCGCTCGACATGATCGAGATGGTGCTCAGCGATCCGCGGCTTGCCGGATGGGATGGCTTTGGCGTTGTGGTCCAGGCCTTTGGCAAGCGGGCCAGCTTTGTGCTCGACTGGCTTTATTCGCTGGCGACCCAGCTGGACAGAAAGATCATGGTTCGCCTGGTCAAGGGCGCCTATTGGGACAGCGAGATCAAGCGGGCGCAGATGGACGGTGTCCCCGATTTTCCGGTATTCACAACCAAATCTGCGACCGATATCAGCTATATCTGCTGCGCGTCCCAGCTGCTGAAAATGACCGATCGCATCTATCCGCAATTCGCGACCCACAATGCCCATAGCGTTGCCGCCATTCTCGAAATGGCTGGAAACCAGCAGGATTTCGAGTTCCAGAGGCTGCACGGCATGGGCGAGACATTGCACGATGCCTTGCTCCGCAATGAAAAAGTGCGCTCACGAATCTATGCTCCCGTCGGAAAACACCGTGAATTGCTCGCCTATCTTGTCCGGCGCCTGCTGGAAAATGGTGCGAACTCGTCCTTTGTGAACCAGTTGGCCAATCATACGGTGGCTGCCGAAATGATCGCGACCGATCCATTCGAGACGCTGAAGGCCGATCAGCAATCAAGCCGGTCGAAGATCATCAAGCCTGGCGATCTGTACCAGCCGGACCGGGTCAATTCGCGCGGCTGGGATCTGGCCAATCGCACCGACATGAATGAATATGTCGGCGAGCGCGCGCCCTTCGCCGAAAAGCTTTGGCGTTCGTCAGCTATCACCGTGCGGCCGGTAACCAGTGGAACCACTCACAAGATATTCAATCCGGCACGCGTGGATATTCAGGTCGGAGAAGTGATCGAGGCTGACGAGAACCAGGCTCTGCAAGCCATAGAAGACGCCCGCGTCTGGGATGCTCCGGTAGCCGAGCGGGCTGCGATCCTGTGCAGAGCCGCCGATCTTTACGAGCACCATCATGGCGAAATTTTCGCATTACTGGCGCGCGAAGCGGGCAAAACCCAGTTCGATACGATCGCCGAATTGCGGGAGGCGGTCGACTTCTTGCGCTATTATGCCAAGGAAGCGGAGAAGCATCCGGAGAGCAAGCCGCGTGGCATAATCAGCTGCATCTCGCCCTGGAATTTCCCGCTGGCGATTTTTACCGGTCAGGTGGCCGCCGCGCTGGCTGCAGGCAATGCGGTATTGGCGAAACCCGCTGACCAGACGCCGCTTATTGCGGCTCTGGCTACCAATTTGCTGCACGAAGCCGGCGTTCCCGTTGCTTCTCTGCAGTTGCTGCCGGGCGCTGGTGCGACCGTGGGAGCAACGATCAGCGGCGATGCTCGGATCAATGGTGTCTGTTTTACCGGCTCTACCGCGACCGCGCAGACGATAAACCGGAATATCGCCGAAAATGGTCAGGCGGACTCGCTGCTGATCGCCGAGACCGGCGGTCTGAACTGCATGATCGTCGATTCGACCGCTTTGCCGGAACAATCGGTTCGCGATATCATCACCTCGGCATTCCAGTCCGCCGGGCAGCGTTGTTCGGCGTTACGGGTCCTCTATTTGCAGGAAGATGTCGCCGAGCCATTTCTGAACATGCTCTATGGTGCCATGGATGCAACGGAGATGGGCAATCCCTGGTGGCTGTCGACCGACATCGGCCCCGTTATCGATCAGGATGCGCAAGATAAAATCAGCGCACACATAGCGAGGGCAGAGAAGGACGGCAGATTGCTCAAGCAACTCGACTGTCCGGATGAGGGCTATTTCGTCGGACCGGCGGTCATCAGGATCGATGGGATCGACGATCTGGCAGAAGAGATATTCGGTCCGGTCCTGCATGTTGCCACGTTCAAGAATGACGAGCTCGACAAGATCATCGACGATATCAACAGTCGCGGATACGGACTGACCTTCGGCCTGCAGACCCGGATCGAGCGCCGCATCGACAAGCTGACCAGTGCCTTGAAGGTCGGAAATATTTACGTCAATCGTAACCAGGTTGGTGCTGTGGTCGGGTCGCAGCCCTTTGGCGGAGAGGGTCTTTCCGGCACCGGCCCCAAAGCCGGCGGCCCGCATTATCTGCCGCGCTTCCATGCAGGATCCAGGCCGGTATCGATATTGACTCACGGCGAAGAGTTGAATCTCGAAAGGATTCAGACAGCACTCGACGATCTGCCTCCGGTCGACACGCGACCACGCAGTTCCGAGATCATGCCCGGACCAACCGGTGAATCGAATGAGCTGTTAACCTATGCGCGGGGGACGATATTGTGCCTCGGCCCAACGCGGGAGGATGCTGCAAGGCAGGCGGAGACGGCACATCGGCAAGGTTGCGTAGCGCTGATCTGCGTTCCCGGCGCTACCGGAGAACATACGCTCGACGGATTTGTGCCTCGGGAAATTCTGTCTGCGTTGACCGGTATGGATGCCGTTGTCTGCTGGAGTGAAATCGAGGATATCCGCGCCATCCGCAAGGCGCTTGCCATGCGCGACGGGCCGCTGATCCCGATCATCACCGAAGAGAGTTTCGGCCACCAATGTCTGGTCGAACGCCACGTCTGTATCGATACAACTGCTGCGGGAGGAAATGTGTCGCTACTGACCTAG
- a CDS encoding CerR family C-terminal domain-containing protein yields the protein MAEPAKTPSPAARPDGYAKSDGTRSAILDAALAAFGAHGFAGATTRGIAAQAAVTLPSIAYHFGGKQGLYIACAEDIVARYEGSAADMISAGEFTLDASGDPERCRAELKRLLHMVLRIFAETESAQSRADFIAREMRERGPAFVILYERLWQPGVDIVARLLAGGKAKREATESDRTEALMLISSLLAFNTGRDVSLQILGRDTLDTAALALLDSTIDRFVDALTSS from the coding sequence ATGGCTGAGCCTGCCAAAACCCCTTCACCTGCCGCCCGCCCGGACGGCTATGCGAAAAGCGACGGCACTCGCAGCGCGATCCTTGATGCAGCACTGGCGGCCTTCGGTGCGCACGGCTTTGCCGGAGCGACGACGCGGGGTATCGCGGCACAGGCGGCGGTTACCCTGCCCTCTATCGCCTATCATTTCGGCGGCAAACAAGGGCTGTATATCGCCTGTGCCGAGGATATCGTCGCACGCTATGAAGGCAGCGCTGCCGACATGATATCGGCCGGCGAGTTCACGCTTGATGCGAGCGGCGACCCGGAACGCTGCCGCGCCGAGCTCAAGCGCTTGCTGCACATGGTCTTGCGGATCTTTGCCGAAACCGAAAGCGCCCAGTCGCGCGCTGATTTCATTGCCCGCGAAATGCGCGAGCGCGGGCCAGCTTTTGTCATCCTCTATGAACGGCTCTGGCAGCCCGGCGTCGACATCGTCGCCCGCTTGCTGGCCGGCGGAAAAGCCAAGCGCGAAGCGACCGAAAGCGATCGGACAGAAGCGCTGATGCTGATTTCCAGCTTGCTGGCCTTCAACACCGGGCGCGATGTCTCGCTCCAGATACTCGGCCGGGACACACTCGACACGGCGGCCCTCGCCTTGCTCGACAGCACCATTGATCGGTTTGTCGACGCGCTGACAAGCAGCTGA